A part of Chitinimonas koreensis genomic DNA contains:
- the fliK gene encoding flagellar hook-length control protein FliK, protein MIPANALVAQLQAYVRGGNEAPLIQIVDALQDIRQLFTVGEQVRAQVTSQLPGGRYAVMVKDQLLDLNLPRNTQPGEEFDMQVVANSPRLAFLLQRQPAAGPQQQPAPTGGGASTEVELSDTARFIGSVLTGAGEADGDPAAAQSGPLVRAQPLFGAALPEPARMADTLRQALSESGTFYESHLAEWAGGERPLEQLLREPPARWSNPAAADARPDARQTEQRPGEARTSDARGADAARQAQQPWPAREAERAAASDQLSFTGATRGSEVDALPPGARQLVQQQLQALDQRQVVWLGQAWPGQPMRWEVEEDRSGQSGELEAAPTVWRTRLTMDLPKLGHVEAVIGLFERTRIEMGFRVADPAVAERIRAEQGRLQSSLDAAGLELVANQVTLAGDER, encoded by the coding sequence ATGATCCCCGCCAACGCCCTGGTCGCGCAGCTGCAGGCCTATGTCCGCGGCGGCAACGAAGCGCCGCTGATCCAGATCGTCGATGCGCTGCAGGACATCCGGCAGCTGTTCACCGTCGGCGAGCAGGTGCGGGCCCAGGTCACCAGCCAGCTGCCCGGCGGCCGCTACGCGGTGATGGTGAAGGATCAACTGCTCGACCTGAACCTGCCGCGCAATACCCAGCCCGGCGAAGAATTCGACATGCAGGTGGTGGCCAACTCGCCGCGCCTGGCCTTCCTGCTGCAACGCCAGCCGGCTGCCGGGCCGCAGCAGCAGCCGGCGCCGACCGGCGGCGGCGCCTCGACCGAGGTCGAACTCAGCGACACCGCGCGTTTCATCGGCAGCGTGCTGACCGGCGCCGGCGAGGCCGACGGCGATCCCGCCGCGGCCCAATCCGGCCCGCTGGTGCGCGCCCAGCCCTTGTTCGGCGCCGCGCTGCCCGAGCCGGCCCGCATGGCCGACACGCTGCGCCAGGCGCTCAGCGAGAGCGGCACCTTCTATGAATCCCACCTGGCCGAATGGGCCGGCGGCGAACGGCCGCTCGAGCAGCTGCTGCGCGAACCGCCGGCGCGCTGGAGCAATCCGGCCGCGGCCGATGCGCGGCCCGATGCGCGCCAGACCGAGCAACGGCCGGGCGAGGCGCGCACGAGCGATGCGCGCGGCGCCGATGCGGCCCGCCAGGCGCAGCAGCCCTGGCCGGCACGCGAAGCCGAGCGGGCGGCCGCATCCGATCAGTTGTCGTTCACCGGCGCGACGCGCGGCAGCGAAGTCGATGCCCTGCCGCCCGGCGCGCGCCAGCTGGTGCAGCAGCAGTTGCAGGCGCTCGATCAGCGCCAGGTGGTCTGGCTGGGCCAGGCCTGGCCGGGCCAGCCGATGCGCTGGGAGGTCGAGGAGGACCGCAGTGGCCAGTCCGGCGAGCTCGAAGCTGCGCCGACCGTGTGGCGGACCCGGCTGACCATGGACCTGCCCAAGCTCGGCCACGTCGAGGCGGTGATCGGCCTGTTCGAGCGCACCCGCATCGAGATGGGTTTCCGCGTGGCCGATCCGGCGGTGGCCGAGCGCATTCGCGCCGAACAGGGCCGGCTGCAGTCCAGCCTCGACGCGGCCGGCCTCGAGCTGGTCGCCAACCAGGTCACGCTGGCCGGGGACGAGCGCTGA
- a CDS encoding flagellar protein FlaG, with translation MMIQSIQTGATTALPAQQTTDSSAGRAQQAAKETSKTDAQAVKVSADAVQAAKANDNPDSLRETVKQMNKFLESMNNRSLQFSIDEDTNIKLVKLVDVQSKEVIRQFPSEELLTIARAIDKFQGLLIKDTA, from the coding sequence ATGATGATTCAATCCATACAAACGGGTGCCACCACCGCCCTGCCGGCGCAGCAAACCACCGATTCGTCGGCGGGCCGCGCCCAGCAGGCCGCCAAGGAAACCTCGAAGACCGATGCCCAGGCAGTCAAGGTATCGGCCGACGCGGTCCAGGCGGCCAAAGCCAACGACAACCCCGACTCGCTGCGCGAGACGGTCAAGCAGATGAACAAGTTCCTGGAATCCATGAACAACCGTTCGCTGCAGTTCAGCATCGACGAGGACACCAACATCAAGCTGGTGAAGCTCGTGGATGTGCAATCGAAGGAAGTGATCCGGCAATTCCCGTCGGAAGAACTGCTGACGATCGCCCGCGCGATCGACAAGTTCCAGGGACTGCTGATCAAGGATACGGCCTGA
- a CDS encoding DUF2802 domain-containing protein yields MAGLTVVVLPLLFCFLALRRMRPPAPAVAATLGIELDSLRDEVSVLRRELAALRARLDDEHPAEVPAAPVESAYSQALKLAQQGLDSSAVAANCGISRGEAELIVALYRASQRP; encoded by the coding sequence GTGGCGGGCCTGACGGTCGTGGTGCTGCCGCTCCTGTTCTGTTTCCTGGCCTTGCGCCGCATGCGCCCGCCGGCTCCGGCGGTGGCCGCCACCCTCGGCATCGAACTCGACTCCCTGCGCGACGAAGTCAGCGTGCTGCGCCGCGAGCTGGCTGCACTGCGCGCCCGGCTCGACGACGAGCACCCGGCCGAAGTGCCGGCGGCGCCGGTCGAGTCGGCCTACAGCCAGGCGCTCAAGCTGGCCCAGCAGGGGCTCGATTCGAGCGCCGTGGCGGCCAACTGCGGCATCTCGCGCGGCGAGGCCGAGCTGATCGTGGCGCTGTACCGGGCGTCGCAACGACCGTGA
- a CDS encoding EscU/YscU/HrcU family type III secretion system export apparatus switch protein — protein sequence MALHPRRPMAQEAVALAYREGSSAPRVVAKGRGLIAEHIIERAREAGVFVHESPELVALLMQVDLDQHIPPELYRAVAELLAFIHFLEQGMTADAPRFDLSSLAAGASGAA from the coding sequence ATGGCGCTGCATCCGCGTCGCCCGATGGCGCAGGAAGCCGTCGCGCTGGCCTACCGCGAGGGCAGCAGCGCGCCGCGCGTGGTGGCCAAGGGGCGCGGCCTGATCGCCGAGCACATCATCGAGCGCGCGCGCGAAGCCGGCGTGTTCGTCCACGAATCGCCCGAACTGGTCGCGCTGCTGATGCAGGTCGACCTCGACCAGCACATCCCGCCCGAGCTCTACCGCGCGGTGGCCGAGCTGCTGGCCTTCATCCATTTCCTCGAGCAGGGCATGACGGCCGACGCGCCGCGTTTCGATCTCTCCAGCCTGGCCGCCGGCGCTTCCGGCGCGGCCTAG
- the fliD gene encoding flagellar filament capping protein FliD translates to MAITSSGLGSGLDINGIISQLMLNEQQPLTKLATQEASYQSTLSSLGSVRGALSAFQGAVSGLTDVSKFNSVGASASDASVASASASSIAVPGSYSLKVNALAQNQKLKSGLFNSVNDTFGTGKITIQFGKYDSGSFTANADKAAVTIDIDSSKNSLAGVRDAINAAKAGVTASIVNDGSGNRLVLSSNDSGVQNALKVSVDDDDANDTDTAGLSRLAYDASTGGTQNLTQTQAALNADFLVDGIPISKSSNTVTDAIQGVTLKLQKAQDSGAAPITVSVSRDSGTLVSAVDSFVKGYNDLAKVLGDMTAYNAETKAAGPLQGDATVRGLQSQLRAVLNGKLPNNTFSTLSQLGIAFNKEGALQLDKTKLQKAIDTDSASVLAAFGAYGVTTNSKVQYVSAGKNAIDGSYAVSVTQPATRGQLTGAAVSVPTVTASNNTFNIKVDGTVSGTITLAAGTYTSDQLAAEMQSKINGDNTLKNAGKEVSVTYEGGQFVISSKRYGDESKVDMGTGAAGFFTDFGFTASQAGVAGLDVAGTVGGQAATGDGQYLTAKGGADGIKLLVSTDTAGEYGNLNFSKGFAFQLNKTLDDMLSTKGSLAARTDGVNRSIKDIDKQRDTLNTRLTATEARYRAEFTALDTLISGMKQTSTYLSQQLANLPKVS, encoded by the coding sequence ATGGCAATTACTTCCTCAGGTCTAGGTTCCGGGCTCGACATCAACGGGATCATCAGCCAGCTGATGCTCAACGAGCAGCAGCCGCTGACCAAGCTGGCGACCCAGGAAGCGAGCTACCAGTCGACGCTCTCCAGCCTCGGTTCGGTCCGCGGCGCGCTGTCGGCATTCCAGGGCGCGGTGTCGGGCCTGACCGACGTATCCAAGTTCAACAGCGTCGGCGCCTCGGCGAGCGACGCTTCGGTCGCTTCCGCCTCCGCCAGCAGCATCGCCGTGCCGGGCAGCTACAGCCTCAAGGTCAACGCGCTGGCGCAGAACCAGAAGCTCAAGAGCGGCCTGTTCAACAGCGTCAACGACACCTTCGGCACCGGCAAGATCACCATCCAGTTCGGCAAGTACGACAGCGGCAGTTTCACCGCCAATGCCGACAAGGCCGCCGTCACCATCGACATCGACTCGAGCAAGAACTCGCTGGCCGGCGTGCGCGACGCGATCAACGCCGCCAAGGCCGGCGTCACCGCTTCGATCGTCAACGACGGCAGCGGCAACCGGCTGGTGCTGTCGTCCAACGACAGCGGCGTGCAGAACGCGCTCAAGGTCTCGGTCGACGACGACGACGCGAACGACACCGACACCGCCGGCCTGTCGCGGCTCGCCTACGACGCCTCGACCGGCGGCACGCAGAACCTGACGCAGACCCAGGCCGCGCTCAATGCCGACTTCCTGGTCGACGGCATCCCGATCAGCAAGTCGTCCAATACCGTCACCGACGCCATCCAGGGCGTCACGCTCAAGCTGCAGAAGGCGCAGGACAGCGGTGCGGCCCCGATCACCGTGTCGGTCAGCCGCGACAGCGGCACCCTGGTCTCGGCGGTCGACAGCTTCGTCAAGGGCTACAACGACCTCGCGAAGGTGCTCGGCGACATGACCGCCTACAACGCCGAGACCAAGGCCGCCGGCCCGCTGCAGGGCGATGCCACGGTACGCGGTCTGCAGAGCCAGCTGCGGGCGGTGCTCAACGGCAAGCTGCCCAACAACACCTTCTCGACCCTGTCGCAGCTCGGCATCGCCTTCAACAAGGAGGGCGCGCTGCAACTGGACAAGACCAAGCTGCAGAAGGCCATCGACACCGATTCGGCCAGCGTGCTGGCGGCCTTCGGCGCGTATGGCGTGACCACCAACAGCAAGGTGCAGTACGTCAGCGCCGGCAAGAACGCGATCGACGGCAGCTATGCGGTCAGCGTCACTCAGCCTGCCACGCGCGGCCAGCTGACCGGCGCCGCCGTCTCGGTGCCGACCGTCACCGCCTCGAACAACACCTTCAATATCAAGGTCGACGGCACCGTCTCCGGCACCATCACGCTGGCGGCCGGCACCTATACCTCGGATCAGCTCGCCGCCGAGATGCAGTCCAAGATCAACGGCGACAACACCCTCAAGAACGCCGGCAAGGAAGTGTCGGTGACCTACGAGGGCGGCCAGTTCGTGATCAGCTCGAAGCGCTACGGCGACGAATCGAAGGTCGACATGGGAACCGGCGCGGCCGGCTTCTTCACCGATTTCGGCTTCACCGCCTCGCAGGCCGGCGTGGCCGGTCTCGACGTCGCGGGCACGGTCGGTGGCCAGGCCGCCACCGGCGATGGCCAGTATCTGACCGCCAAGGGCGGCGCCGACGGCATCAAGCTGCTGGTCAGCACCGATACGGCGGGCGAGTACGGCAACCTGAACTTCAGCAAGGGCTTTGCTTTCCAACTCAACAAGACCCTGGACGACATGCTGTCGACCAAGGGTTCGCTGGCCGCGCGCACCGACGGGGTGAACCGCAGCATCAAGGACATCGACAAGCAGCGTGATACCCTCAACACCCGGTTGACCGCGACCGAAGCGCGTTACCGCGCCGAATTCACCGCGCTCGACACGCTGATCAGCGGCATGAAGCAGACCAGCACCTACCTGTCGCAGCAACTGGCCAATCTGCCCAAGGTCAGCTGA
- the fliS gene encoding flagellar export chaperone FliS has product MANANIRKALNSYDQGGVEQLVDTASPHKLICMLYEGALKAVMMARFHMQNNEVAAKGAAISKAISIIEEGLRVSLDKGGAGGELAGNLDALYEYMSSRLLLANLRNDMVALDEVQGLMSQLRDAWVAIDQPQAAAATGTGTGTGAAPEQRNSPLSYGRV; this is encoded by the coding sequence ATGGCGAACGCCAATATCCGCAAGGCACTGAACAGCTACGACCAGGGCGGGGTCGAGCAGCTGGTCGACACGGCGAGCCCGCACAAGCTGATCTGCATGCTGTACGAAGGCGCGCTGAAGGCGGTGATGATGGCGCGCTTCCACATGCAGAACAACGAAGTGGCGGCCAAGGGCGCAGCCATCTCCAAAGCCATCTCGATCATCGAGGAAGGGCTGCGCGTCAGCCTGGACAAGGGCGGCGCCGGCGGCGAGCTGGCGGGCAACCTCGATGCGCTCTATGAATACATGAGCTCGCGCCTGTTGCTGGCCAATCTACGCAACGACATGGTCGCGCTCGACGAAGTGCAGGGCCTGATGTCGCAGCTGCGCGACGCCTGGGTCGCCATCGACCAGCCGCAGGCGGCCGCGGCGACCGGCACCGGCACCGGCACCGGCGCCGCGCCCGAACAACGCAACTCGCCGCTCAGCTATGGCCGCGTTTGA
- a CDS encoding flagellin N-terminal helical domain-containing protein: protein MQVINTNVASLNSQRNLTASSSSLSTSLQRLSSGLRINSAKDDAAGLAISERFSAQIRGMDQARRNANDGVSLTQTAEGALSKMGDILQRIRELAVQSSNATNSSSDRLAINAEVGQLTAELDRFSTTTEFNGLKLLDGSQASSVFQVGANANQTVTATTANFRTSAYGTNQVGSITATSSGAAVTGGVAVTASGSIIIRGGAASGSISVGTTDSAKSIADKINAQTQTGVRAAARTETTLTFGATGSYTLSAFGSNTTGQTVTFNITNATTSAGLADAVTAFNNQSSKTGVTAKLNSTGTGVVLTSDAGDNIKLTVAASGNAGAVSGGGAALATGASGTLMIAGQIMLDSDKSYTIESSGAALTTSIFGTAVAAGDQLTSSLKTVSTLDVTSFDNATQALRIVDSALAVVNGQRANFGALQSRFESTISNLEISSENMNAARSRIKDADFAAETANLTRAQILQQAGTAMLAQANALPNNVLSLLRG, encoded by the coding sequence ATGCAAGTCATCAACACCAACGTTGCGTCGTTGAATTCCCAACGCAACTTGACGGCTTCATCGTCGAGCCTGAGCACCTCGCTGCAGCGCCTGTCTTCCGGCCTGCGCATCAATTCCGCCAAGGACGACGCCGCCGGCCTGGCGATCTCGGAGCGCTTCAGCGCCCAGATCCGCGGCATGGACCAGGCCCGCCGCAACGCCAACGACGGCGTGTCGCTGACCCAGACCGCCGAAGGCGCCCTGAGCAAGATGGGCGACATCCTGCAACGGATCCGCGAACTGGCGGTGCAGTCGTCCAACGCCACCAATTCCTCGTCCGACCGCCTGGCGATCAACGCCGAAGTCGGCCAGCTGACCGCCGAGCTCGACCGCTTCTCGACCACCACCGAGTTCAACGGCCTCAAGCTGCTCGACGGTTCGCAAGCGTCGTCGGTGTTCCAGGTCGGCGCCAACGCCAACCAGACCGTGACGGCGACCACCGCCAACTTCCGCACCTCGGCCTACGGCACCAACCAGGTCGGCTCGATCACCGCGACCTCGTCGGGCGCCGCGGTCACCGGCGGCGTAGCCGTGACGGCCTCGGGCAGCATCATCATCCGCGGCGGCGCCGCCAGCGGCTCGATCAGCGTCGGCACCACCGACTCGGCCAAGTCGATCGCCGACAAGATCAACGCCCAGACCCAGACCGGCGTGCGCGCCGCGGCCCGCACCGAGACCACGCTGACCTTCGGCGCCACCGGCAGCTACACGCTGAGCGCCTTCGGCAGCAACACCACCGGCCAGACGGTGACCTTCAACATCACCAACGCCACCACGTCGGCCGGCCTGGCCGACGCGGTGACGGCGTTCAACAACCAGTCGTCCAAGACCGGCGTGACCGCCAAGCTCAACAGCACCGGTACCGGCGTGGTGCTGACCTCGGACGCGGGCGACAACATCAAGCTCACGGTGGCCGCCAGCGGCAACGCGGGCGCGGTGTCGGGCGGGGGCGCGGCGCTGGCCACCGGTGCCTCGGGCACGCTGATGATCGCCGGCCAGATCATGCTGGACTCGGACAAGTCGTACACGATCGAAAGCTCGGGCGCGGCGCTGACCACCTCGATCTTCGGTACCGCGGTGGCGGCCGGCGACCAGCTGACCTCGAGCCTCAAGACGGTGTCGACGCTGGACGTGACCAGCTTCGACAACGCCACGCAAGCCCTGCGCATCGTCGACAGCGCGCTGGCGGTGGTGAACGGTCAGCGCGCCAACTTCGGCGCCCTGCAGAGCCGGTTCGAATCGACGATCTCCAACCTGGAAATCTCGTCCGAGAACATGAACGCGGCGCGGTCGCGGATCAAGGACGCGGACTTCGCCGCGGAAACGGCGAACCTGACCCGGGCACAGATCTTGCAACAGGCGGGTACGGCGATGTTGGCGCAGGCGAACGCGCTCCCGAACAATGTCTTGTCTCTGCTGCGTGGCTAA